A genomic window from Variovorax paradoxus includes:
- a CDS encoding MATE family efflux transporter, giving the protein MPIAETTGGVERARFVSGSLLRHVCVMAGTGAIGLIAVFAVDLINLFYISLLGEKATAAAVGFAGVVGFFHASLCIGLTIGIAAVVSRTVGAGRIEDARRIGTSSLVLMTAVSVVVGTGTAFFLHPALQALGAEGETARLAQRYLSVTVHTLPLLGIGMATSALLRSIGDARRAMTVTLAAAFVTAVLDPILIFGFGLGLDGAAISAVVSRMVLAAIGLHGVMVKHRMLGRFDAQRLAGDARALGTVAGPAVLTNLATPVGAAFVTHAVAQFGPSAVAGAATIDRLTPVAFGLVYALSGAVGPILAQNLGAGQYRRVQEGLRDSLLFMVASVAVAWLVLALGQGVLIRAFSADGLAAELISLFCSWLAASFFFAGGLFVANASFNNLGHPLLSTTFNWGRATLGTIPFAWWGSHYGAAGVLIGQAVGSSIFGLLAVVVAFRLAAKLARQEAPDAAPAPVLDAPVAPTSALVTPQPAGAATGPAASAAAP; this is encoded by the coding sequence ATGCCAATAGCCGAAACAACCGGCGGTGTCGAGCGTGCACGCTTCGTTTCGGGGTCGCTGCTGCGGCATGTCTGCGTGATGGCGGGCACGGGCGCCATCGGGCTGATCGCAGTGTTCGCGGTCGACCTGATCAACCTGTTCTACATCTCGCTGCTCGGGGAGAAGGCGACGGCCGCGGCGGTTGGCTTCGCGGGCGTGGTGGGCTTCTTTCATGCGTCGCTGTGCATCGGGTTGACCATCGGCATCGCGGCTGTGGTGTCGCGCACGGTGGGCGCCGGACGCATCGAGGACGCGCGCCGCATCGGCACCTCGAGCCTCGTGCTGATGACGGCGGTGTCGGTGGTGGTGGGCACGGGCACGGCCTTCTTTTTGCACCCCGCGCTGCAGGCGCTCGGCGCCGAGGGCGAGACGGCGCGGCTTGCGCAGCGGTATCTCTCGGTGACTGTGCACACGCTGCCTCTGCTGGGCATCGGCATGGCAACTTCGGCGCTGCTGCGTTCGATCGGCGATGCACGCCGCGCGATGACGGTGACGCTCGCGGCCGCCTTCGTGACGGCGGTGCTCGACCCGATATTGATCTTCGGCTTCGGGCTGGGGCTCGACGGCGCGGCCATCAGCGCGGTGGTCTCGCGCATGGTGCTGGCGGCCATCGGGCTGCATGGCGTGATGGTGAAGCACCGGATGCTCGGGCGCTTCGATGCACAGCGGCTGGCCGGCGATGCACGCGCGCTCGGCACTGTGGCCGGGCCGGCTGTGTTGACCAATCTTGCGACGCCAGTGGGCGCGGCCTTCGTCACGCATGCGGTCGCGCAGTTCGGGCCGTCGGCGGTGGCGGGCGCGGCCACCATCGACCGGCTGACGCCAGTGGCCTTCGGGCTGGTCTATGCGCTCAGCGGTGCGGTCGGGCCGATCCTTGCGCAGAACCTGGGCGCGGGGCAGTACCGGCGCGTGCAGGAGGGGCTGCGCGACAGCCTGCTGTTCATGGTGGCGTCGGTGGCCGTGGCGTGGCTGGTGCTGGCACTGGGACAGGGCGTGCTGATTCGCGCGTTCTCGGCCGACGGGCTGGCGGCGGAGCTGATCTCGCTGTTCTGCAGCTGGCTGGCCGCGAGCTTCTTCTTCGCGGGCGGGTTGTTCGTGGCGAATGCGTCGTTCAACAACCTCGGGCATCCGCTGCTGTCGACGACGTTCAACTGGGGGCGCGCCACGCTGGGCACGATTCCGTTCGCCTGGTGGGGCTCGCACTACGGCGCGGCCGGCGTGCTGATCGGGCAGGCCGTGGGCTCGTCGATCTTCGGCTTGCTGGCGGTGGTGGTGGCGTTCCGGCTGGCCGCGAAGCTGGCGCGGCAGGAGGCGCCCGATGCGGCGCCGGCACCGGTGCTCGATGCACCGGTGGCGCCGACTTCGGCGCTCGTCACGCCGCAGCCAGCAGGG
- a CDS encoding MerR family transcriptional regulator, producing the protein MLLKVGELARHTGLTVRTLHHYDAIGLLAPSARSEAGYRLYNAADIARLHAIQALRLLGLPLAEIGALLGAESSSLPTIIARQIESLDQQIAQATALRERLGLLQQRLDEGAQPDMKDWLDTLEKMTTYGRYFSPAEIRSFMANWKDVADRWPPLVAEVATLMSRGVPASAPEVQPLAARWMTLMGQWMDGSFDLITRWGEMYRREAVARSDDGPPAELVEYIGEAIGMRMAALLRHLSTDDLAHLSHPPEDEWRRLAGELAVLRARAVPPEDESVQAIAREWARLFAAFTNHDPGLAARLMRAMNAEPVLQAAAVTTPEVRDYLLRAMAVLQQKNSLPPTSSA; encoded by the coding sequence ATGCTGCTCAAGGTCGGAGAACTCGCCCGGCACACCGGCCTCACGGTGCGCACGCTGCACCACTACGACGCCATCGGCCTGCTCGCGCCCTCGGCACGCTCCGAGGCCGGCTATCGGCTCTACAACGCGGCCGACATCGCCCGCCTGCACGCGATCCAGGCACTGCGGCTGCTGGGCCTGCCGCTGGCGGAGATCGGCGCCTTGCTGGGTGCGGAGAGCAGTTCGCTGCCCACCATCATCGCGCGGCAGATCGAATCGCTCGACCAGCAGATCGCACAGGCCACGGCCTTGCGTGAACGCCTCGGCCTGCTGCAGCAGCGCCTGGACGAAGGCGCCCAGCCCGACATGAAGGACTGGCTGGACACGCTCGAGAAGATGACCACCTATGGGCGCTACTTCAGCCCCGCCGAGATCAGGTCGTTCATGGCCAACTGGAAGGACGTGGCCGACAGGTGGCCGCCGCTGGTGGCCGAGGTTGCCACGCTGATGTCGCGCGGCGTGCCGGCCAGCGCCCCCGAGGTGCAGCCGCTGGCCGCCCGCTGGATGACGCTGATGGGCCAGTGGATGGACGGCAGCTTCGACCTCATCACACGCTGGGGCGAGATGTACCGGCGCGAGGCCGTGGCGCGCAGCGACGACGGGCCGCCGGCCGAACTGGTGGAGTACATCGGCGAAGCCATCGGCATGCGCATGGCCGCGCTGCTGCGCCACCTGAGCACCGACGATCTCGCGCACCTGAGCCACCCGCCCGAGGACGAATGGCGGCGCCTGGCGGGCGAACTCGCCGTGCTGCGGGCGCGCGCCGTCCCTCCTGAAGACGAGTCGGTGCAGGCCATCGCGCGCGAGTGGGCGCGCCTGTTCGCCGCCTTCACCAACCACGACCCCGGCCTGGCAGCCCGCCTGATGCGGGCGATGAATGCAGAGCCGGTGCTGCAGGCCGCCGCCGTGACCACGCCCGAAGTGCGCGACTACCTGCTGCGCGCCATGGCCGTGCTGCAGCAGAAAAATTCGCTGCCGCCCACCAGCAGCGCTTGA
- a CDS encoding acyltransferase family protein — translation MNNPTTPQRLHALDNLRALMMWLGIVLHVAINHLTINSPLPWRDPKTSPVADLLLLFIHSFRMPVFFVLAGFFVALLVARRGAGGMLRNRALRLALPFAIFWPPLFVATTVLAMVYIHLTARGVLGIDPALTPARQPGGSPFNTMHLWFLYQLFWFSVMAWAGVRLQRFVPVRLRETLAHGFVTLAERRWGFAVLALPLALVGSFYPSGMVTESGSFLPPLAEWVQSGLFFVVGWYVHGQQERLLALFASRCKGHAVAGLAFLVATVVLLGALRGNRLQSLPHPEFWIAFVYNATAWLWSLALIGGFVRYLPRQNAVLAYLSQSSYWVYLVHMLGTIGFGILLFNAPFDAVAKMGLNIAATSLVALASYQLLVRHTRLGTLLNGQRAEKRSTRKSTKARVLAAK, via the coding sequence ATGAACAACCCAACCACGCCCCAACGGCTCCACGCGCTCGACAACCTCCGCGCCCTGATGATGTGGCTCGGCATCGTGCTGCACGTGGCGATCAACCACCTCACCATCAATTCGCCGCTGCCATGGCGCGACCCGAAGACGTCGCCGGTCGCCGACCTGCTTTTGCTCTTCATCCACAGCTTCCGCATGCCGGTGTTCTTCGTGCTGGCCGGCTTCTTCGTCGCGCTGCTGGTTGCACGGCGCGGTGCCGGCGGCATGCTGCGAAACCGCGCGCTGCGGCTGGCGCTGCCCTTCGCGATTTTCTGGCCGCCGCTGTTCGTGGCGACCACCGTGCTGGCGATGGTCTACATCCACCTGACGGCGCGCGGCGTGCTTGGTATCGACCCTGCGCTGACGCCCGCGCGGCAGCCCGGCGGCTCGCCTTTCAACACCATGCACCTGTGGTTCCTGTACCAGCTGTTCTGGTTCAGCGTGATGGCCTGGGCCGGCGTGCGGCTGCAGCGCTTCGTGCCGGTGCGGCTGCGCGAGACGCTGGCCCACGGGTTCGTGACGCTGGCCGAACGGCGCTGGGGCTTCGCGGTGCTGGCGCTGCCACTGGCACTCGTCGGCTCTTTCTATCCGTCCGGCATGGTCACGGAGAGCGGCTCGTTCCTGCCGCCGCTGGCCGAATGGGTGCAGAGCGGGCTCTTCTTCGTGGTCGGCTGGTACGTGCACGGCCAGCAGGAGCGGCTGCTGGCGCTGTTCGCGTCGCGCTGCAAGGGCCATGCGGTGGCCGGCCTCGCATTCCTTGTGGCGACGGTGGTGTTGCTGGGGGCATTGCGCGGCAACCGTCTCCAGTCACTGCCGCACCCCGAGTTCTGGATCGCCTTCGTCTACAACGCGACCGCATGGCTCTGGAGCCTGGCCCTGATCGGCGGCTTCGTGCGCTACCTGCCGCGCCAGAACGCCGTGCTGGCCTACCTGTCGCAAAGCTCGTACTGGGTGTACCTGGTGCACATGCTCGGCACCATCGGCTTCGGCATCCTGCTGTTCAACGCGCCCTTCGACGCGGTCGCGAAGATGGGCCTGAACATCGCGGCCACGTCGCTGGTGGCGCTCGCCAGCTACCAGCTGCTGGTGCGCCACACCCGCCTCGGCACGCTGCTGAACGGTCAGCGCGCGGAAAAGCGCTCGACCAGGAAGTCGACGAAGGCGCGGGTCTTGGCCGCCAAGTGA
- a CDS encoding LysR family transcriptional regulator produces the protein MDHLTALKVFRTTAAAGSFAGAARQMGLSAAAISKNIAELEAHLKVRLINRTTRQMSLTEAGAAYFERLSRILDELTEADAALAPIGSSPGGVLRVSAPLTFALTSLSPAIPEFMKRYPNLRLELNLQDSRSDIIGEGYDLAIRGSDRLEDSSLVARKLMTMTHVLCGAPGYFATFGRPAQPEDLKAHECVQFTLSGHANKWTFSRAGRSVVVPIDGRYKVSSSIAVRDALLAGFGLSLIPRIYVESELASGRLQAVLEDWEADRTPIYAVYPSRHLAAKTRAFVDFLVERFSAR, from the coding sequence ATGGACCATCTCACGGCTCTCAAGGTCTTCCGCACCACCGCCGCCGCGGGCAGCTTTGCCGGCGCCGCGCGGCAAATGGGGCTCTCGGCCGCGGCCATCAGCAAGAACATCGCGGAGCTGGAGGCGCATTTGAAGGTGCGGCTCATCAACCGCACCACTCGGCAGATGAGCCTGACCGAAGCGGGCGCTGCGTACTTCGAGCGCCTGTCGCGCATCCTCGACGAACTCACCGAGGCCGATGCCGCGCTCGCGCCCATAGGCAGCAGCCCCGGCGGCGTGCTGCGCGTGAGCGCGCCGCTGACCTTCGCGCTCACTTCGCTGTCGCCGGCCATTCCCGAATTCATGAAGCGCTACCCGAACCTGCGGCTCGAACTGAACCTGCAGGACAGCCGCTCGGACATCATCGGCGAGGGCTACGACCTCGCCATCCGCGGCAGCGACCGGCTGGAGGATTCGAGCCTCGTCGCGCGCAAGCTGATGACCATGACGCACGTGCTGTGCGGCGCGCCCGGCTATTTCGCCACCTTCGGCCGGCCCGCGCAGCCCGAAGACCTGAAGGCCCACGAGTGCGTGCAGTTCACGCTGTCGGGCCACGCAAACAAGTGGACCTTCAGCCGCGCCGGCCGCAGCGTGGTGGTGCCCATCGACGGGCGCTACAAGGTCAGCTCCAGCATCGCCGTGCGCGACGCGCTGCTTGCGGGCTTCGGCCTGAGCCTGATCCCGCGCATCTACGTCGAGAGCGAACTGGCTTCAGGCCGTTTGCAAGCCGTGCTCGAAGACTGGGAGGCCGACCGGACGCCGATCTACGCCGTCTACCCCTCGCGTCACTTGGCGGCCAAGACCCGCGCCTTCGTCGACTTCCTGGTCGAGCGCTTTTCCGCGCGCTGA